Within the Enterococcus hirae ATCC 9790 genome, the region TTAAAATAGCAAATGAAACACACTATCCCGACCACTAGCAATTCAATCAATACGAATACAAGAATCAAAAGAGATCGTTTTTTTTGGCTATCAATTTTCTTGACTTCTTTTTCAATGTCTTGATCTTCATAGGGAATACGGTGTCCTCGTACCAGCAACCGGTGACTATTGACCATATAAGGGGTACATGTTAATAATGTAACTAAATCCTGCCCTTTTTCAATCATCAGATCATCAAGATCTGTAGGCTCAATAATTTTGATTTGATCCACTTGATACGCTAATTTACCATTCTGACTTTCGATAAAAACAAATCGTTTTTCTCTAGTTGATCTAAATCCGTAAATAGTTTGGCTTTGGGTAATCCACGATGACTAGAAAGAACGGCATGAGTACTTTCACCCCCAACTGGATAAGAGGTTTCTGCCAATAAAGAGGCACCTTTTTCCAGAAAAAAAGAAGTCGTTTGGTCAAAAATCGGTAGTCGCACATTGATTTTCGGGATTGATAACACACCAATGGTATGTTTTTGGATCGTTGATTGTGTTACCTTCTCCGGTTCTTCTTCGGCGAATGGGTCAGAGCCTGGGGAAGAATTACTTTTTGCAAGTTCTCGATTTTTTTCTAGATATTCTTGTTGGATTTTCTCTAACTCTTCTGTCTTTTGTTGTTGTGCTTGTTGTTGGTATTTTCTAATGATTTGCTGATCCAGGTAATCATTGATACGATCACTAACAAAAGGATACATAAAAATTACGATTCCTGTGATGAATAACAAGGTCATGAAACTATCCAAATATCGCCGCTTTTTGTTACTCATTGATCGTCATCCTTTTTTGACTCGTTTTTCCTTTTATTGATGGGATTTTTTTACTTTTACAAAATAACCAATTCCCATGATTAATAAGACTGTACCAATTGTTAGGTAAAGGTAAATCCCTTTGCCACCTGTAGAAGGTAATGTTCCTTTATGCTTGTTTGGTACCTTTTCTGGTGAAATGACTTGTCCAGACAAATGATAAGATTGTTCATCGACTACAAATGAAAGGCGGTTAGTCAACTGTACATAATTTTCTGGTGCCTTGATTTCTTCTAAATAGTAGGTTCCATAAGCTAATCCAATGATGGTAATCAACCCATCTTTTTCAGTAGTAAAAACAGTCGCTTTTCCTTGCTCTTTCGTCCAATTAACGGCTTTCGTTTGAGGATCAATCAACAAATAGTTCGCCTCACTTGAATCTTGGTCTCGAACGACAAAGCTAGCACCTGCTAACGGTTGGTTTGTCGAAACCGCTCCATCAACTTTGATAAACTGCTTACCACCTGTAACTACTTCAACAGTTGGTGGTGTTTGGTCTTTCGTATAGTCGTTTTCTACATTTGCTTCATTTTGGTATCCTGTAGTTGGATTTGCTTGGTCATTCAAATACATATAATAAATAAATTTCAATGTTCCTCCAGGCGTTAAAGAAGGAATGTACGCTGGATCAACTGCCACCGTAAAGCCATTTTCTTGCTCAATCACTGTATAATGACTTGGATCGATTGTTGTTTCTCCATCGTAAAGTGCATAGCCATTGGTGCCATTGACTGCATGATGAAAAGTCAATGCTGCATCGTGTTGATCGATTAAATTGAATTTCGTGTATTTGTTCATTGAACCTTCTTTATCAGCAATTCCTTCGGGAAGATTGACCTTGATTTCATACTGGATCATTTCGCCAATTGCTACATCTTTGCCATTTAATTTTGGCGTACTTTTTTCAACTTTTGATGTATCATTTTTAATCGTTTTTTCGACAGGCGTTTGATTATTTTCGGTAATTTCAAATGCTGTTTTCGTTTGACTCTCAATCAATGCGGCGTTATCTGGTGCCTTCACTTCTTCCAAAAGGTAGTGGCCAACTTCTAACCCGTAAATTTCCATCTGACCTTTTTCACTGTTTTCTTCAATGAAGTCAGCTGTCCCGATATGATACGTTTTCCCAGTCAAAAAAGATTTAGCAGCGGTTTGATCAGTTGTCCAAGTATAAAGCCCGTCTTTCACACTATGAAGGTATTTTTTTACTGCTCCTTCGGTTTTTGAAATGTTAAAGACTGCGCCATTCAATGGTTCATTTTCGGCTGTCCCCACTTTTTTGACTTGCAATACCCCATTATTAGAAACAAGATTTTTAGGATATAAATGAATCGTGTCTAATTCTTCTGTACCATACTGATAAGAGCCGTCTGGTTGTTTGATCATTTCATAAACAGGAAAAGCCAATACCATATTGCCAGCTGCGACTACCCCTGCTTTCGGTTCTTCTTTGATGACATAAACCGCATCTTTTCCGTTTTGAGATTTTGGCAATTCCAGCGTTACGCTTCCTTGTGCATCTGTCGTTCCCGACGTGATAGGTTCTCCAGGAGTCAGCTCTTGAACTGCTTGTTGCGCTTCTTCGACTGATTTACCATTATTTCGTTGTTCATAAAATTGATTCGTTACATTATAAACAGTAAATGATACATCTCCTAGACCTTGATATTGGTCAAACTCTGTCATCTCTTTCCCACTGTTTTGAATAACATTGGGTAAAGAAAGTGCTTTTTTTTTATGCAAGATCACTTGTGCAACTTCTTGATCGGTAGCTGCAAAGACAGGCGATTGCCCTACCCAGCTACCTAAAACAGCTGATAACACGAATAATATTCCCCAACAAATGTCGATTGCTTTCCACTCTTTTTTCATTTATTTTCACCTTTCTTTCTCCATTTCCACAGACTGATACTAACTAGTATTAGCCCAACGATGACATAAAACTGGCTATTTTTTTCATTTGTTTTAGGCAGCAAACCGAAATCTGCTTTACGATTCTTTACCTTCAAAGGATCCGCCTGTTGTCCGTTTTGCTGAAACGAATTTTTTTCAACTACAAAAGGAATTAGCTCTTCACTTTTGATATAACCTTTCGGTGACTGGATCTCTTCAAGGTAATAATTCCCGTCGGTCAACCCTCGAACTGAAAAATTCCCTGATTGGTCGGAAGTTAGTCTATACGCTCCTTCACTACTCATTCGCCAAGTAACGCCTTCCTTCGTTTGATGAAGGTATTTACCTCTTTGATTTCTTACTAGAAATACAGCGCTTTGTAGAGGTCTTTGATTTCGACTATCAATTTTCAAAAAATGCTTTCCTCCCGTACGGATGGCAGTTGATCGTTGGAGGTACTCACGTTCTGTAGTGACCGTGACGTTATTCTTCAATTCCTCGTCTGGAATTGCTGTCGCTGATACTTGCATCTGATAGGTAATCGAAAGTGGTTGTCCAACCATTTTTTGGAGTGTCTCTTTGGCCAATGTCAATTCAAAGCCATTTTGATGAGAAACCATCTTATACCCGGAATGTATTTCTTGTCCGCCAATTTTAAGTTTCCATGTATCAGGTAAGAAGAACAAATGATCATCAGCTTCATCAATGAGTTGATAGCTTTGACAGTCAGAAACAACGGTATCTACTGTATAAGTGACGATTTCACCAAACGAAACACTGGAATCTCCTTGGATCTTTTTTTCC harbors:
- a CDS encoding SpaH/EbpB family LPXTG-anchored major pilin — its product is MKKEWKAIDICWGILFVLSAVLGSWVGQSPVFAATDQEVAQVILHKKKALSLPNVIQNSGKEMTEFDQYQGLGDVSFTVYNVTNQFYEQRNNGKSVEEAQQAVQELTPGEPITSGTTDAQGSVTLELPKSQNGKDAVYVIKEEPKAGVVAAGNMVLAFPVYEMIKQPDGSYQYGTEELDTIHLYPKNLVSNNGVLQVKKVGTAENEPLNGAVFNISKTEGAVKKYLHSVKDGLYTWTTDQTAAKSFLTGKTYHIGTADFIEENSEKGQMEIYGLEVGHYLLEEVKAPDNAALIESQTKTAFEITENNQTPVEKTIKNDTSKVEKSTPKLNGKDVAIGEMIQYEIKVNLPEGIADKEGSMNKYTKFNLIDQHDAALTFHHAVNGTNGYALYDGETTIDPSHYTVIEQENGFTVAVDPAYIPSLTPGGTLKFIYYMYLNDQANPTTGYQNEANVENDYTKDQTPPTVEVVTGGKQFIKVDGAVSTNQPLAGASFVVRDQDSSEANYLLIDPQTKAVNWTKEQGKATVFTTEKDGLITIIGLAYGTYYLEEIKAPENYVQLTNRLSFVVDEQSYHLSGQVISPEKVPNKHKGTLPSTGGKGIYLYLTIGTVLLIMGIGYFVKVKKSHQ
- a CDS encoding SpaH/EbpB family LPXTG-anchored major pilin, which translates into the protein MKKRIWYILFLIPLLLTIGSQRSAAQNIPNQSSNEQVQIILHKLLFTEGNLPDPQKNTGEEQVFFQEAQGLNEVSFSVYDVTASFYQLREQGIDVTTAQQQLAKKGQEIGTFVTEQITKTVGNEAGIAQFQLPKQDAQGRDQVYLFQETKTPVNVKEKSANLVVVLPINNEQGQELKTIHLYPKNEETTPLSFLEKKIQGDSSVSFGEIVTYTVDTVVSDCQSYQLIDEADDHLFFLPDTWKLKIGGQEIHSGYKMVSHQNGFELTLAKETLQKMVGQPLSITYQMQVSATAIPDEELKNNVTVTTEREYLQRSTAIRTGGKHFLKIDSRNQRPLQSAVFLVRNQRGKYLHQTKEGVTWRMSSEGAYRLTSDQSGNFSVRGLTDGNYYLEEIQSPKGYIKSEELIPFVVEKNSFQQNGQQADPLKVKNRKADFGLLPKTNEKNSQFYVIVGLILVSISLWKWRKKGENK